The following is a genomic window from Bosea sp. RAC05.
TCGTGGATCGAGATCAGCACCAGCATGCCGCGCTCGCGCGCCAGCCGGCGCACCAGGCTGAGAACCTCGAACTGCCGGTGCAGGTCGAGCGCGCTGGTCGGCTCGTCGAGCAGCAGAACGTCGGGCTCGCGCACCAGCGTCTGCGCGATCGAGACGAGCTGGCGCTGCCCGCCGGAGAGTTCGCCCAGGCCCCGGAACGCCAGATCCTCGATCTCGAGGTCGCGCAGCACGCTGTCGATGCGGCGCAGCTCCTCGTCGCTGACCGACCAGGTGCCGCCCTGCTTGAGCGCGAGCAGGATCGATTCATAGACCGTGAGCACGGCATTCACCGCCGTATCCTGCGGCAGGTAGCAGCATTGCGGCGTGGCCCGGCCGGCGACGCGGCTGGTGCCGCCGAGGCTGACCGTGCCGTCCCCGGAGGCCAGCCCGGCGATGCGCCGGAACAGGCTCGATTTGCCGGCGGCATTGGCGCCGATCAGCGCCACGACCTCGCCGCCGCGCAGATCGGCGGCGTCCACGTCGCTGAGGACGCGGCGCCTGCCATAGGCGACGCCGACGCCGCTGAGGGTGAGCTGGACCATCAGAGCCTCACCATGACCGTTTCCGGCTCGTCATGATCAGGCTGAAGAAGAACGGCACCCCGATCAGCGCGGTGACGATGCTGATCGGGAAGATCAGGCCCGGGATCAGCGACTTCGACACCACCGAGGAGGCCGAGAGGATCGCGGCTCCCGCCAGCGCCGAGGCCGGCAGGAAGAAGCGCTGGTCCTCGCCGATCACCATGCGCGCGATATGGGGGCCGACGAGCCCGATGAAGCCGATCGTCCCGACGAAGGAGACCGGCACGGCGGCGAGCAGGCTGACCAGCAGCATGATCTCGAGCCGTAAGCGGCGGACATTGATGCCGAAGCTCGCCGCCTTGTCGTCGCCCAGCCGCAGCGTCGTCAGCGCCCAGGCCCGGCGCAGGAAGAAGGGCAGGGTGAACAGCAGCACCGCCGTGGTGATGCCGAGCTTGTGCCAGTTCGCCTTGGTCAGCGAGCCCATGGTCCAGAACACGACCGCGCCCAGCGCCTGCTCGGAGGCGAAGAACTGCAACAGCGAGAGCAGCGCGTTGAAGGTGAAGACCAGCGCGATGCCGAGCAGGATCACGGTCTCGGTCGTCACCCCGCGCTGCTGGCTCAGCACATGGATCAGCATCGCCGCGCCCATCGCCATGATGAAGGCGTTGATCGGCACGATGTAGTCGACCGCGAAGGGTACCAGCGCGACGCCGAAGACCAGCGCCAGCGCCGCCCCGAAGGAGGCCGCCGCCGAGATGCCGAGCGTGAAGGGGCTGGCCAGCGGGTTGTTCAGGATCGTCTGCATCTGCGCGCCGGCGATCGCGAGCGCAGCCCCGGTCACCACCGCCATCAGCGCCACCGGCAGCCGGATGTCCCAGATCACCACGCGCAGCGCCGCCGGCGCTTCCGAGGGGTTCATCAGCGTCGCCAGCACCTGGCCGGCGTCGTAGCGCGCCGGGCCCAGCATCAGGTCGACGACGAGGCTCGCCAGCAGCAGGCCGAACATCGCCAGCAGGATCAGCCGCCGCCGCAGCGTCAGCGCGCGATAGGCGATCCCGGCCGGCCGGCCCGCGGCGGCGACGGTCGCGCTCACTTGCGGTCCACCGTGACCCAGTAGCCCGGCTGGTAGGGCAGGGGCAGGAAGCGCTCATGCAGCGTCTTCAGCGTCGCCTCGGCATCGAGGTCCTTGAACAGCTCCGGATGCAGCCAGGTCGCGATCTCCTGGATCGCCACGAACTGGTAGGGGCTGTTGTAGAACTGGTGCCAGATGGCGTGCACGCGCCCGTCCTTCACCGCCTTGGTCTGGCTGAAGGCCGGCCGCCTGGCGAGGCCCGCCAGCTTGCGGCGCGCTTCGATCAGGTCGCTGCCCGGCCCCAGGCCGACCCAGGCCCCGCCCGGCACATAGGCGCCCCAGTTGCCGCCGGTGATGACCACGACGTCGGGGTTGGCGGCGACGACCGCCTCGGGATTGACCGTGCCGAAGGTGCCCGGGATCAGGTCGGAGGCGAAGTTCTTGCCGCCGGCGATGTCGACCATCTTGCCGAAATTCTCGTTGCCGAAGGACATGCAGCAATCGTCGCTGTAGCCGCCGGCCCGCTCCATCATCACCAGCGGGCGCTTCAGCCCCTGGACCTTGGCGAGCCGGTCGGTGACACGGGCGATCTCGGCGGCGCGGAAGGTGATGAAGTCCTCGGCGACCTTCTCCCGGCCGAAGAGCTTGCCCATCAGCCGCAGCGACGGCTCGGTGTTCTGGAAGGGCTTCTCGCGGAAATCCACATAGACCACGGGGATGCCGACCGAAGCCAGCTTCTCGACCAGGCTGGCCTCGTCGCTGGCGACCTTGGCCTCGATGTTGAGCAGCAGCACGTCCGGCTTGAGCGCGATCGCCTGCTCGATGTCGAAGGCGCCTTCCTTCATGCCGCCGAAGCTCGGCAGCTTCGCGATCTGCGGGTAGCGGGCGAGATACTGCTTGTAGCTGTCGGGATCGGCCTTGGGCAGGTCGTCGCGCCAGCCGACGACGCGCTTGAACGGGTCCTCCTTGTCGAGCGCGGCGACGACGTACATCTGCCGGCCCTCGCCGAGGATGACGCGGCGGACCGGCGCCTCGACCTCGACCTTGCGGCCGAGCACATCGGTGACAGTGACCGTCTCGGCGAAGGCGGACGGGCCGCCGGTCATGAGCGAGGCGGCGACCGTAGCGGCAGCGAGCAGGGCGCGAAGGAAGGACATCGACGATCTCCGGCAAAAGTGGCCGGCTCGTAGATCTGACCCAGTACAGGGTCAAGATTTATCTTTTAGAATTATTGCAAACAAAAAGCGTGGTAGCGTTTTCGCGAGTAATCGACCGTACAAGGGCCGTTGCGGTCGAAACGACTTGCAGCGTCCCGGTTTCCGTGGTTTTCGCAGGCGACAGCCCCGGATCGGAAGTGCCGGCCATGACGACCCTGCATCACAATCTCAGCCTCAAGGACGAAATCCGCGACTTCTGGTCGATGCGGTCCGAAACCTTCGACACCATGCCCGGCCACGAGATTTTCTCCGTGGCGGAGCGGCAGGCCTGGCTCGCCCTGTTCGCGCGCCATCTCGGCCGCCCGCCGGCCGGCGCCAAGGCGCTCGACCTCGCCAGCGGCACCGGTGTCATCTCCCTGCTGCTGGCCGATCTCGGCTATGCCGTCACCGGGCTCGACCTGTCCGAGCCCATGCTCGCCCGCGCCCGCGCCAAGACGGTCGGCAAGCCGATCCGCCTCTATGCCGGCGATGCCGAGGATACGCTGGAAGCCTCCGACAGCTACGACGCCGTGGCGACGCGCCATCTCGTCTGGACCCTGCCCGATCCACCGGCCGCCTTCCGCGAATGGCATCGCGTGCTCAAGCCCGGCGGCCGCGTCGCCATCGTCGATGTCGACATGACCAATCCGCGCCCCGGCAACGGCAAGGCCCTGCGGCTGCTGGCGAAGCTCGCCCGCGTGGTCTCGGCGCCGAAACCGCCGCCGCCCTACAAGGCGGCCCATGACGACATCGTCTCGCGCGTCTATTTCGCGAAGGGCTGCCGGCCGGAGGAGATCGCCCGGCTCTTGGCCGAGGCGGGCTTCGTCGATGTCGCGGTTGATCGCGACCTGCGCGCCATTCACCGGGCGCAGGGGCGCTTCATGCCGCTGCATCAGCGGCTGGAGCGCGCCAGTCAGGACCGCTTCATCGTCTCAGCCCGCAAGCCCTGAGGCGCGGGGGCTACCAGCGGAGCAAGCGCGGTCCGGCGAGCGCCCCGAGCCCCCCGGCCACGGCCATCGCCAGCGGATACCAGGTGGCGAGGAAGGGCACGGCGTCTTCCGGACAGTGCAGCGCGTAGGCGAGCGTCGCCAGCCCCGCCGCCCCGACCCCGGCCGCGATCCCCGTCAGGCGCGGGCGCACCGGCGCGCCGCGCCGGGCCAGGACGAACAGCCCGGCCAGCGGCAGCAGCGCATAGAGCGGCACCAGCACGAGGCAGGCGGACCAGCTTTGCCCGAGCATGAGCGCGGGCCAGGCCGGCATCGGCTGGGTCACCAGCACGGCAACCGCCCAGGCGAGCACGGCCGCGACCGGCAGCAGGACGAGCGTGAGCACGCCCGCCGCCGCCCGGCCCGGCCGCAGGCTGCGCTGGAAGGCGATGAGCGCGAGCCCGGCCACGGTGGCGCCCAGGGCGAATTTGGCGAGAACGGGCAGCGTCATGGCCGCCGCGGCGAGATCGAGCCGCGGCCCGACCATCACCAGGACGGCCGTCGAGCAGGCGGCGAGCCCGGCCAGCGCGGTCAGGCCCGTCGCGCGGGCGAAGCCCGCCATCTCGACGGGGCCGGTGTCGCTGGCGAGAAGGGTGACGAGATCGTCGGTTTTCATGGCGCTGTCGAAACCTGCGGGGGCCTGCTGCTGGTCTGGAAGTTCGGCGGCGGTGCGGAAAAGGTTACGCGGCTCAGGGGGCGAAAGATCATGGCGTCCGCGTCCCGCGGCGGCTGAGGACCTTCGCCATCGCTTTCAGACCACGATGCAGCGCGACCTTGGCGGCGTTTTCGGTCATGCCGGTGGCCTGGGCCGCTTCGGCGAGGCTCCCGCCCTGGAGCTTCACGCGATCGATCAGCGTCCGCGTCCGTTCCGGCAGGGCGGCGAGAGCGCGCGCGACATCGAGCCTGGCATCGCTGGCGGCTCCGCCGGGTTCCGGCTGGGAGAGCGCCTCGTCGTCGATCGGCAGATGGCCGCGATGCCGGCCGGAGCGGCGCAGATGGTCGATCAGCTTGTAGCGGGCGATGGCATGCGCCCAGGCCGAGACGGGCACCGCCGGGTCGTAGGTGTGGCGCGACAGATGCAGCGCCAGCAGCGTCTCCTGCAGCACGTCCTCTGCCTCCTCGGCGCTGGCGAGACCGGCCCGCGCCAGATGCCCGCGCAGGAAGCCGCGCAGCCGCCCCCCGATCAGGTCGAGAAAGCGGCGATAGGCGGCAGCGTCGCCCTCGAGCCCGGCCATGAAGGCGGGGTGCAGCACGGCTTCGAAATCGTCGAGCGACACGGGCGGTGAGGGGTCCGGAACGGGGAGGCAGACCTTCTCCTTGCACGGCTTTTCCACCGCTCACAAGCCGGCGAGCGAGCCTCGCGGTCGCGCCCGAACGCCGCTAGCGTCGGCTTCGGGCGCGGCCGGCGATCGGCGGGCCGGCCATGGAGCCGATCGATGATCAGCCGCTGGCCGCTCTGGCTCGCTCTCGCCGGCCTTGTTCTGGCCGGCCCCGGCCGCGCCGATCCGGTCGAGGCCTGCCCGGGCGAGCGGGGCTGCCAGGTCGAGGGCGGGCATTACCGGCTGGTCCTGCCCGATGCGGCTCCTGCGGCTCCTCTCGCGGCGCTGATGTTCTTCCATGGCTGGCAGGGCTCGGCCGAGGAAACGGTAGCCGATCCTGGCCTGCGGGCGCTGGCGACGCGGCTCGGCATCGCGCTGATCGCGCCCGACGGCGCCGGGCGCACCTGGTCCTATCCCGGGTCGCCGGGCCGGCACCGCGACGAATTCGCCTTCGTCGGCCGGGTGCTCGACGATGTCGCGGCGCGCTTTCCGGTCGATTCCCGCCGGATCATGGCGAGCGGCTTCTCGCAGGGCGGCTCGATGGTCTGGTATCTCGCCTGCCGGACGCCGGAGCGCTTCCGGGCCTTCGCGCCGGTCGCCGGTGCCTTCTGGGAGCCGTTGCCCGCCTCCTGCACCGGGCCACGGCCCGCCCTGATCCACACCCATGGCACGGCGGATGGGACCGTGCCGCTCGCCGGCCGCGCCCTGCGCAGCGGCTTCCGCCAGGGGGATGTCTTCAGGAGCCTCGCCATTCTCGATCCGCAGGCGAAGGCGGTGACGGTGGCGGATTTTGCCCCCTCGCCGAATGCGCTCTCCTGCCTGCGGCTGAGCGCGGCTAACACGACGCCCTTCGAACTCTGCCTGCACGCGGGCGGCCATGTCGTCGATCCCGCCTGGATCGAGCGGGCCTGGCGGCTGACGATGGGCGGGCCGGAGCCACGCGCCGATCACCTTTCCGTGAAGCGGTAACCGCGGGAGGGGCCGCCGCGATTGTCATCCTGAATCGCCGGCTTGGGCGCTTCGCCTGCGAGGAGTTGCCTGCATGACGATCCAGACCCCACCGCCAGCCCCTATGACGGCCGGCACGGCCACGCTGACGGGCGCCGACATCATCGCGGCGAGGCTGGCGGCGGCAGGCGCGACCCATGCCTTCGGCATCCCCGGCGGCGAGGTGCTGGCGCTGGTCGATGCACTCGGGCGCGCGGGCATCCGCTTCGAACTCGCGCGGCACGAGAACGCCGCGGGCTTCATGGCCGAGGGGCTCTGGCACGTCACGGGCGCGCTGCCCGTTCTGGTGGCGACGCTGGGGCCCGGCGTCAGCAACGCCGTCACCGCGGTCGCCCATGCCCAGCAGGACCGGGTGCCGCTGATCTTCATCACCGGCTGCGTCGATCAGGCGCTCGCCGAGAGCTACACCCACCAGGTCTTCGACCATCAGGCGGTGCTGCGCCCGCTGGTCAAGGCGAGCTTCCGCGCCGCGCCCGGCACCGAGGCGCTGGTCGTCGACAAGGCGCTCGCCATCGCCCGCTCCGGCCGGCCGGGCCCGGTTCATATCGACCTGCCCATCGCCGTCGCCGAGGCGCCCGCCACGGCGCTTCCGCCGCCGCCGGCCGCCCCGGTGGCTGTCGGCGTGCCCGCCGATCTCGACCGCGCGGTGGCGCTGCTCGCCGGGGCACGCCGGCCGCTCGTCCTCGCCGGGCTCGACCTCGTCAACGAGAGCGCCGCCGCCTCCCTCGCCCGGCTGATCGACCGGACCGGCGCGCCGCTGCTGACCACCTACAAGGGCAAGGGGTTGCTGCCCGAGGACGATCTGCGCGTCATCGGCGGCGTCGGCCTCTCGCCAAAGGCCGACGCGCTGGTCCGCCCGCTGATCGAAGCGGCCGACCTCATCGTGCTGGCGGGCTATGACCCGATCGAGATGCGCCAGGGCTGGCGCAACCCCTGGCCGGCCGACAAGCCGGTCATCGACATCGTCGCCCAGGCGCTGCCGCATGGCATGCACCGCGCGACGCTGACGCTCGAAGGGCATGTCGGCACGATCCTCAACCGGCTGGCCGAGCGGCTCTCGCCCGCGCCGGTCTGGGAGCGGGGCGAGCCGGCGGCGGTCCGCGCCGCCTTCCGCCGCGCCTTCGCGGCCCCCGACGGCTGGGGCCCGCATGCCGTCTTCGAGACGCTGCGGGCGGTCGCCCCATCCGGCACGGTCGCGACGGCGGATTCGGGCGCCCATCGCATCCTGCTCTCGCAGCTCTGGTCCTGCGACGGGCCGCGCCGCCTGCTGCAGTCGACCGGGCTCTGCACCATGGGCTGCGCCCTGCCGCTCGCAACCGGCGCCGCGATGGGCAGTGGACAGCCGACGCTCTGCTTCGTCGGTGATGCCGGGCTCGAAATGGTGCTGGGCGAACTCGCGACGCTGCGCGATCTCGCTGTGCCCGTCGTCGTGGTCGTGCTGGTCGACGAGGCGCTCGGCCTGATCGCGTTGAAGCAGAAGCAGATGGGGCTGGCCCGCGCCGGTGTCGATCTCGGCCTCAGCGACTTCGCGGCGATCGCGCGCGCCTTCGGCGGCCATGGTGCGACGGTGGGAGATCGCGCGACGCTCGCCCGCGAGGCGGCCGCCGCCTTCGCGCGGCCCGGCTTCAGCCTGCTCGCCTGCCGCATCGACGCCGCCGCCTATGAGGGGGCCTTCTGATGGCTGCGCCGGCACCCACCTCGAAGCGCCCGCGCGACGAGCGCCTCGACCTGTTTCGCGGCATCACCATGCTGATCATCTTCGTCGCCCATGTGCCGGCGAACAGCTGGAACGCCTGGATTCCCGCCCGCTTCGGCTTTTCGTCCGGTGCCGAACTCTTCGTCTTCTGCTCCGGCTTCGCCAGCGCGCTCGCTTTTGGGGCGACCTTCGTCCGGAGGGGCTGGTGGCTCGGTACGGCGCGCATCCTGCAGCGCCTCTGGCAGGTCTACTGGGCCCATGTCGGCCTCGTCGTGGCGCTGGTGGCGCTCGCCACGCTGCTCGACACGCTGGTCGGCAGCGCCGAGCTGGGGCGCCAGTTCGCGCCGCTGATGACGGATCCGGAGAGGGCCCTGTTGGGCCTCGTCACGCTGACCTGGCAGCCCGACTATCTCGACATCCTGCCGATGTATCTCGTCATCCTGGCGCTCATCCCGCTCGCCATCGCACTGCGGCGGCTTCACCCCTGGCTGCCCTTCCTGATGGTGGCGCTGCTCTATGCCCTGGTCTGGACGGAAGGGCTCAACCTCCCCGGCAACCCCTGGAACGGCGCCGGCTGGTTCCTCAATCCCTTCGCCTGGCAGGCGATCTTCTTCATCGGCTTCTTCATCGCGATGAAGTGGCTGCCCGTGCCGCCGCTGCGCCGGCCCGTCCTGCTGCTGGCGGCGGCTGTCTTCGTGATCCTGTCCGTCCCCTTCTCCTTCTGGGGCATCCTGGAGCATTGGCCGGCGGGCCGGGAGCTGCGCGAGCTCGTGCTCCCGGCGGCCTCGGAGAAGAGCAACCTCCACCCGCTGCGGATCCTGCATTTCCTGGCGCTCGCCTACCTCGTGCTGAGCGCGATCGAGCCGGTTCGCGATCGGCTCGACGCCGGTCTCGGCCATCTGTTGATTCTGATCGGCCGGCAGTCGCTCGCGGCCTTCCTCGCGAGCATCGTGCTCGCGCGGCTTGCCTGGACGGCGTCGGAGATCGCGGGGCATGACGGGCTCGCCGTCGCCCTGCTCAACCTCGCGGGCTTCGCCGCCATCCTCGGCGTCGCCTGCGTCGTCGCGTGGTTCAAGCGCGCGCCCTGGGCCGGCTCGCCGCCCGCGCCGCGCGAGATGCCGGCCGAGAGGCCTGCGACGGCCCCATCACGCCTGCGTGAAGCAAGTTGAACGGCGGTTGATCGCGCCGCTGCGAACTCCTCTTTGAGCGGCGAGGTCGGGCTTCGCCGGAAACGAGAGTGAGCCCCATGTTCTTCGACCTCTGCGGCAACAGGATCGGCGTCGCCAATGATGCAGCCAGGCTCGCCTGGGATGAGACGCTGGAAGCGGTGCTGGCCCATGCCGCGTCCGCGCCCGAGCACCTCGCCCGGACGCTCGCCGCCGATCCGGGCTTTGCGCTGGCTCATGCCGCCAGGGGGCTGATGCTGCTCTCGCTTGCCCGGCCCGAATTGCTGGGCACGGCGCGCGACTGCCTCGCTCAGGCCCGCCGCGCCAGCGCCGAGCGGCCGGTGACGCCGCGCGAAGCGCGGTTCGTGGAAGCCCTCGGCCTCTGGCTCGACGACAGGCCGCGCCGCGCCGCCCAGGCGCTGGAGGCGGTACTGGCCGAGCATCCCCACGACGTGCTGGCGCTCAAGCTCTCGCACGGCATCCGCTTCATGCTCGGCGACCAGGGCGAGATGCTGTCCTGCCTGCGCCGGGTCGTGCCGCATTTCTCGGCCGGGCACCGGCTGAGCGGCTATGTCTTCGGCTGCTACGCCTTTGCGCTAGAGGAGCGCGGCTTCTACCGCGAGGCCGAGGCCGCCGGGCGCCGCGCCGTCGAATGGGCGCCGCGCGACGCCTGGGGGCGCCATGCCGTCGCTCATGTGCTGGAAATGACGGGACGTACCGAGGAAGGTGTCGCCTGGCTGGCCGACAGCGCGGGCTGGGCCCATGCCAACAACTTCCGCTTCCACATCACCTGGCATCTCGCCCTGTTCCGGCTCGAGCGCGGCGAGACGGCGGAGGTGCTGCGCCTCTATGACGAGGGCATCCGGGCCGAGCAGACCGACGATTACCGTGACATCGCCAATGGCGCCGCGCTGCTGGCCCGCCTCGATTATGCGGGCGTCGATGTCGGCTCGCGCTGGGAAGAACTGGCGACGAAGGCCGAGGCGCGCATCGACGACCGCCGCCTCGTCTTCGCCGATCTGCACTATGCGCTGGCCCTGCTCGGCGCCGGGCGCGACGGAGCGGCCGGCACCATCGCGCGGGGGCTTGCCACCGACGCACACGGCCATGCCAGCGGCGAGCGGCGCGAGGCCGCCCGCAGCGGCGCGCTCGCCGCCCACGGGCTGATCGCCTTCCACGAAGGCGACTATGGCGAGGCCGCACGCCTGCTGGGCGCCGCGCGGAGTGGCCTGGGTGCCATCGGCGGCAGCCATGCCCAGCGCGACCTCTTCGAGCAGGCCTATGTCGAGAGCCTGATCCGCTCCGGCGCACAGGACCGCGCGTCCTCTGTGCTGCGCGAGCGGCTGGCGCGCCGCGGCGGGCACAATCTCTTCGCCAGCCGCCGGCTCGCCCGCCTGGGCAAGGCCCGCACGGGGCTGGCGGCGCTCGCCCTTTCCGCCATCCCGATCGCCATCGCGCACTGACCCCAGGAGGCCGACGCCATGATCTCTCACCGCTCCGCGCTGATCGGCCGTCGCGGGCTGCTGGCCCTGGTCGCGCTCCTGGCCCTGCCGGGCGTCG
Proteins encoded in this region:
- a CDS encoding tetratricopeptide repeat protein gives rise to the protein MFFDLCGNRIGVANDAARLAWDETLEAVLAHAASAPEHLARTLAADPGFALAHAARGLMLLSLARPELLGTARDCLAQARRASAERPVTPREARFVEALGLWLDDRPRRAAQALEAVLAEHPHDVLALKLSHGIRFMLGDQGEMLSCLRRVVPHFSAGHRLSGYVFGCYAFALEERGFYREAEAAGRRAVEWAPRDAWGRHAVAHVLEMTGRTEEGVAWLADSAGWAHANNFRFHITWHLALFRLERGETAEVLRLYDEGIRAEQTDDYRDIANGAALLARLDYAGVDVGSRWEELATKAEARIDDRRLVFADLHYALALLGAGRDGAAGTIARGLATDAHGHASGERREAARSGALAAHGLIAFHEGDYGEAARLLGAARSGLGAIGGSHAQRDLFEQAYVESLIRSGAQDRASSVLRERLARRGGHNLFASRRLARLGKARTGLAALALSAIPIAIAH
- a CDS encoding FecCD family ABC transporter permease, with protein sequence MSATVAAAGRPAGIAYRALTLRRRLILLAMFGLLLASLVVDLMLGPARYDAGQVLATLMNPSEAPAALRVVIWDIRLPVALMAVVTGAALAIAGAQMQTILNNPLASPFTLGISAAASFGAALALVFGVALVPFAVDYIVPINAFIMAMGAAMLIHVLSQQRGVTTETVILLGIALVFTFNALLSLLQFFASEQALGAVVFWTMGSLTKANWHKLGITTAVLLFTLPFFLRRAWALTTLRLGDDKAASFGINVRRLRLEIMLLVSLLAAVPVSFVGTIGFIGLVGPHIARMVIGEDQRFFLPASALAGAAILSASSVVSKSLIPGLIFPISIVTALIGVPFFFSLIMTSRKRSW
- a CDS encoding ABC transporter substrate-binding protein, with protein sequence MTGGPSAFAETVTVTDVLGRKVEVEAPVRRVILGEGRQMYVVAALDKEDPFKRVVGWRDDLPKADPDSYKQYLARYPQIAKLPSFGGMKEGAFDIEQAIALKPDVLLLNIEAKVASDEASLVEKLASVGIPVVYVDFREKPFQNTEPSLRLMGKLFGREKVAEDFITFRAAEIARVTDRLAKVQGLKRPLVMMERAGGYSDDCCMSFGNENFGKMVDIAGGKNFASDLIPGTFGTVNPEAVVAANPDVVVITGGNWGAYVPGGAWVGLGPGSDLIEARRKLAGLARRPAFSQTKAVKDGRVHAIWHQFYNSPYQFVAIQEIATWLHPELFKDLDAEATLKTLHERFLPLPYQPGYWVTVDRK
- a CDS encoding thiamine pyrophosphate-binding protein, coding for MTIQTPPPAPMTAGTATLTGADIIAARLAAAGATHAFGIPGGEVLALVDALGRAGIRFELARHENAAGFMAEGLWHVTGALPVLVATLGPGVSNAVTAVAHAQQDRVPLIFITGCVDQALAESYTHQVFDHQAVLRPLVKASFRAAPGTEALVVDKALAIARSGRPGPVHIDLPIAVAEAPATALPPPPAAPVAVGVPADLDRAVALLAGARRPLVLAGLDLVNESAAASLARLIDRTGAPLLTTYKGKGLLPEDDLRVIGGVGLSPKADALVRPLIEAADLIVLAGYDPIEMRQGWRNPWPADKPVIDIVAQALPHGMHRATLTLEGHVGTILNRLAERLSPAPVWERGEPAAVRAAFRRAFAAPDGWGPHAVFETLRAVAPSGTVATADSGAHRILLSQLWSCDGPRRLLQSTGLCTMGCALPLATGAAMGSGQPTLCFVGDAGLEMVLGELATLRDLAVPVVVVVLVDEALGLIALKQKQMGLARAGVDLGLSDFAAIARAFGGHGATVGDRATLAREAAAAFARPGFSLLACRIDAAAYEGAF
- a CDS encoding OpgC family protein, encoding MAAPAPTSKRPRDERLDLFRGITMLIIFVAHVPANSWNAWIPARFGFSSGAELFVFCSGFASALAFGATFVRRGWWLGTARILQRLWQVYWAHVGLVVALVALATLLDTLVGSAELGRQFAPLMTDPERALLGLVTLTWQPDYLDILPMYLVILALIPLAIALRRLHPWLPFLMVALLYALVWTEGLNLPGNPWNGAGWFLNPFAWQAIFFIGFFIAMKWLPVPPLRRPVLLLAAAVFVILSVPFSFWGILEHWPAGRELRELVLPAASEKSNLHPLRILHFLALAYLVLSAIEPVRDRLDAGLGHLLILIGRQSLAAFLASIVLARLAWTASEIAGHDGLAVALLNLAGFAAILGVACVVAWFKRAPWAGSPPAPREMPAERPATAPSRLREAS
- a CDS encoding sigma-70 family RNA polymerase sigma factor: MSLDDFEAVLHPAFMAGLEGDAAAYRRFLDLIGGRLRGFLRGHLARAGLASAEEAEDVLQETLLALHLSRHTYDPAVPVSAWAHAIARYKLIDHLRRSGRHRGHLPIDDEALSQPEPGGAASDARLDVARALAALPERTRTLIDRVKLQGGSLAEAAQATGMTENAAKVALHRGLKAMAKVLSRRGTRTP
- a CDS encoding NrsF family protein, whose product is MKTDDLVTLLASDTGPVEMAGFARATGLTALAGLAACSTAVLVMVGPRLDLAAAAMTLPVLAKFALGATVAGLALIAFQRSLRPGRAAAGVLTLVLLPVAAVLAWAVAVLVTQPMPAWPALMLGQSWSACLVLVPLYALLPLAGLFVLARRGAPVRPRLTGIAAGVGAAGLATLAYALHCPEDAVPFLATWYPLAMAVAGGLGALAGPRLLRW
- a CDS encoding alpha/beta hydrolase family esterase translates to MISRWPLWLALAGLVLAGPGRADPVEACPGERGCQVEGGHYRLVLPDAAPAAPLAALMFFHGWQGSAEETVADPGLRALATRLGIALIAPDGAGRTWSYPGSPGRHRDEFAFVGRVLDDVAARFPVDSRRIMASGFSQGGSMVWYLACRTPERFRAFAPVAGAFWEPLPASCTGPRPALIHTHGTADGTVPLAGRALRSGFRQGDVFRSLAILDPQAKAVTVADFAPSPNALSCLRLSAANTTPFELCLHAGGHVVDPAWIERAWRLTMGGPEPRADHLSVKR
- a CDS encoding class I SAM-dependent methyltransferase encodes the protein MTTLHHNLSLKDEIRDFWSMRSETFDTMPGHEIFSVAERQAWLALFARHLGRPPAGAKALDLASGTGVISLLLADLGYAVTGLDLSEPMLARARAKTVGKPIRLYAGDAEDTLEASDSYDAVATRHLVWTLPDPPAAFREWHRVLKPGGRVAIVDVDMTNPRPGNGKALRLLAKLARVVSAPKPPPPYKAAHDDIVSRVYFAKGCRPEEIARLLAEAGFVDVAVDRDLRAIHRAQGRFMPLHQRLERASQDRFIVSARKP
- a CDS encoding ABC transporter ATP-binding protein, with the translated sequence MVQLTLSGVGVAYGRRRVLSDVDAADLRGGEVVALIGANAAGKSSLFRRIAGLASGDGTVSLGGTSRVAGRATPQCCYLPQDTAVNAVLTVYESILLALKQGGTWSVSDEELRRIDSVLRDLEIEDLAFRGLGELSGGQRQLVSIAQTLVREPDVLLLDEPTSALDLHRQFEVLSLVRRLARERGMLVLISIHDLNQALRFADRVMVLAHARLIAMGDPRAIVTPALLDEVYGVRARVETLAGGEPYVLVEGSSRQVA